The following nucleotide sequence is from Pseudonocardia abyssalis.
GCTCGGCGAGCGTCGTGTGGGCACGGGCGAGCTCGACCTCCAGGTCCGCAGCGCGCCGTCGTCCCCCGAAGATCGCCATACCGTTCGTCCCCCTCGTACGACGGATCGTGACCGTCCGTCCCCCTGCCATCGCGCCCGTTGCTCAGGGCGTTTCACCTGTTGTGTCCGGAACCGGTGGGTGGTCGGGTCGTGGTCGCCCCGTGGTCCTCGTGTGGTCGACAGGTTCCCGGCCGGCGTCAGCCCTGTGGACCGAAATAGCCGGGTGCGCGTCGTGGCCTCGTCGGGCCGGAGGGGTGTCGCGCGTGCGCGGCCGGGGCACCGCTCGTCGGCCTCCGCGGGGGGAGCGCTCGGAACGCGGTGTCGATGATGTCGCGGGTGCGGGTGTCGCTCTGGGGGAGCAGGTGGGTGTAGGTGCGCAGGGTGAACCCGGGGTCGGCGTGGCCGAGGCGCTCGCTGACGGTCTTGATGGATTCGCCGCCGTCGAGCAGGACGCTGGCGTAGTAGTGGCGCAGGGAGTGGCAGCCGTTCTCGCGGGTGGGCGCGATGCCGGCGGCGGTGAGGGCGGGTTTCCAGATCTTGGCGTTGAAGTAGTGCCGGTTGACCGGCTTGCGCTCGCGGGTGGTGAGGATCAGCTCGGCGGTGGTGGGCTTGCCCTCGGTCCCGTCCCAGCCGAGGGTGACCGAGCGGGCGGGAAACCGTGCGAGGTGCTCGGCCAGTGCGTCGCGCATGGAGTCGGGCAGAGGGACGGTGCGGATCTTGCGGCCCTTGGGCAGGGCGAAGTAGGGCTGGTTGCCGGGGGTGAGCTTGATCTGGCGCCGGACCTGGAGGCTGCGCCGATCGAGGTCGATGTCGGCGGCGGACAGCGCGAGCATCTCGCCCTGGCGTAGGCCGGTGCCGGCGGCGAGCAGCGCGAGGATGGCGTAGCGGTCGGGCAGGGCTCGGTGGACCTCGGTGACCTGCCGGGCGGTCCACGGCACGATCTGCTGCGGGTCGGCGACGGGCTTGCGCACGGTGCGGTTGGCGCACGGGTTCTTGGCCAGGATGTCGTCGGCGACCGCGGCGGTGAAGATCTGGGAGACGT
It contains:
- a CDS encoding tyrosine-type recombinase/integrase, giving the protein MAHVNDAWYVERRQLDGTTRRHKTPRHGLGKRWIVRWRDHAGEDRKQFFDRKSDAEQAAARLDTELARRTYIDPRAGEIAFRDYAEQWRLGQFADPNTAYQVRARLQLHVYPKLGNLALQVITPSHIRSWLRGLTVSLSYQRTLFANVSQIFTAAVADDILAKNPCANRTVRKPVADPQQIVPWTARQVTEVHRALPDRYAILALLAAGTGLRQGEMLALSAADIDLDRRSLQVRRQIKLTPGNQPYFALPKGRKIRTVPLPDSMRDALAEHLARFPARSVTLGWDGTEGKPTTAELILTTRERKPVNRHYFNAKIWKPALTAAGIAPTRENGCHSLRHYYASVLLDGGESIKTVSERLGHADPGFTLRTYTHLLPQSDTRTRDIIDTAFRALPPRRPTSGAPAAHARHPSGPTRPRRAPGYFGPQG